A genome region from Diorhabda carinulata isolate Delta chromosome 2, icDioCari1.1, whole genome shotgun sequence includes the following:
- the LOC130903697 gene encoding uncharacterized protein LOC130903697: MSPWEEPLYIMDEANLGSVCLYCNIAHACWTAGVNACARNGGRQQKVVWLSHRRKIRPKKFSTDDEQEEVLSSSEDDFPKNKKPLPRPKPIIRKSITNILSDYSGPIQTFPLASAGQSQRSFEDSDSTNQLYYLPPQHSAKDTQLTKSSGQIIRGSASNQSFCQAAVSNSSPYNPSTSKATDVQSNIRAVVESNGANTQDDVITLLKTIREQNNQILQWIRKQDRSGNHASNTDLPDDIGVQFPLNSQEDITKLETYLSEKNNCLALSAYLSTFGRRDFTGHTNRILNFLFTYSLATNWNFCGKRGEKKAFKNLNVKDVIIGAVRKSSPLVSQKEIEDTIKVWLKHAPEKLKKQQHGNP, translated from the exons ATGAGCCCTTGGGAAGAACCCTTGTACATCATGGATGAAGCCAACTTAGGCTCAGTTTGTTTATATTGCAATATA GCGCATGCGTGCTGGACTGCTGGTGTGAACGCGTGTGCGCGTAATGGCGGACGGCAGCAAAAAGTTGTTTGGCTTTCACATCGAAGGAAAATACGTCCAAAGAAATTTTCCACTGATGATGAGCAGGAAGAAGTGCTGTCATCATCAGAAgatgattttccaaaaaacaagaaaccCCTACCTAGACCAAAACCAATAATACGGAAGTCTATTACAAACATATTATCTG attattctggcccaattcaaacttttccaTTAGCTTCAGCTGGACAATCGCAAAGGTCGTTTGAGGATAGTGATTCTAcaaatcaactttattatttgccACCTCAACATTCAGCAAAAGATACTCAATTGACTAAATCTTCAGGACAAATTATTAgag GTTCTGCGTCAAATCAGTCATTTTGCCAGGCTGCTGTTTCGAACTCGTCACCATATAATCCGTCAACTAGTAAAGCAACTGATGTACAGAGCAACATCAGAGCTGTAGTGGAAAGTAATGGag CAAACACTCAAGATGATGTAATCACTTTATTGAAGACCATTAGAGAAcagaacaatcaaattttgcagtGGATCCGAAAACAAGATCGCAGTGGCAATCACGCCAGTAATACAGATTTACCAGATGATATAGGCGTACAGTTTCCTTTGAATTCTCAAGAGGATATTACCAAATTGGAAACATACctgagtgaaaaaaataattgcctgGCTTTG TCGGCATATCTATCGACTTTTGGACGGAGAGATTTTACTGGACATACAAAccgcattttaaattttttgttcacctATTCTCTTGCaactaattggaatttttgtggcaaacgaggtgagaaaaaggcttttaaaaacttaaacgtaaaggatgtgattattg gtgCTGTAAGAAAAAGCTCCCCTCTAGTCAgtcagaaagaaatagaagataccatcaaggtgtggttgaaacatgcaccagagaaattgaaaaagcagcaGCATGGCAAcccgtaa
- the LOC130903618 gene encoding beta-1,3-galactosyltransferase 5, whose translation MLYCKVKLLLAAVSISVLFTLLYYMKINNNEFSVEVTEKKFLETTQTQKYEKLYEVNNFHYILSPNGCGNDSNIEALIIVTSYFGNVETRSAMRRAFSQEDLKQINLKRVFLLGTAPLDKYTTQASIENENLRFGDLVQGSFVEAYKNLTYKHTMGIKWASENCRYANYIIKMDDDTVVNIERLPTLLKSLKLSKKSKYFIAGYVLRNMVPIREPANKWYVTKEEYELSYYPTFVSGWFYITTPKTAEQLYKLSQNTKYFWIDDTFITGILAQQLQIKHFDISKYFAVHSEYMECCLDDIRSKNLNCDVIIGPNGGNNNLFYEFNNAISICNLHLCKNRTKPLEDTCVAKKTFHLGKGQPLVKTYQLH comes from the coding sequence atgcTTTATTGTAAGGTAAAACTTCTTCTGGCTGCAGTTTCTATCTCTGTGTTGTTCACACTtctatattatatgaaaataaataataatgaattcaGTGTTGAAGTTACCGAGAAGAAATTTTTAGAGACAACCCAAAcccaaaaatatgaaaagctATATGAGGTAAACAACTTCCACTACATCTTGAGTCCAAATGGATGCGGAAATGACTCAAATATTGAGGCGCTGATTATAGTTACatcatattttggaaatgtAGAAACAAGAAGTGCCATGAGAAGAGCTTTTTCACAAGAAGACcttaaacaaattaatttaaaacgaGTATTTTTACTTGGTACAGCTCCACTTGATAAATATACTACCCAAGCTTctatagaaaatgaaaaccTTCGATTTGGTGATTTGGTACAAGGAAGTTTTGTTGAAGCATATAAAAACCTAACATACAAGCATACAATGGGTATTAAATGGGCATCAGAAAATTGCCGTTATgctaattatattataaaaatggatgATGATACAGTCGTTAACATAGAACGCCTACCTACTTTGTTGAAATCtttaaaattatccaaaaaatcaaagtATTTTATAGCTGGATATGTTTTAAGAAATATGGTGCCAATCAGAGAGCCTGCCAATAAGTGGTACGTTACAAAAGAAGAATATGAGTTATCTTACTACCCCACTTTTGTTTCTGGTTGGTTCTATATCACTACTCCAAAAACAGCAGAGCAACTTTATAAATTGAGTcagaatacaaaatatttttggatcGACGACACTTTTATAACTGGAATCCTAGCACAACAACtgcaaataaaacattttgacataagtaaatattttgcTGTACACTCGGAATATATGGAATGTTGCTTAGATGATATTCGCAGCAAAAATTTGAACTGTGATGTAATAATTGGGCCAAATGGGGgaaacaataatttgttttatgaatttaaCAATGCTATCAGTATTTGCAATTTACATTTATGCAAAAATAGGACCAAACCTTTGGAAGACACATGTGTAgccaaaaaaacttttcatttagGAAAAGGACAACCACTGGTAAAAACATACCAATTACATTGA
- the LOC130903581 gene encoding uncharacterized protein LOC130903581 produces MELSVLMTFLLLCILYPQIVTTKSNPLIVNEGKLRFSQKINYLSTTAKPESQYQSINQYRGVQTERPPSHFTQNLASASQQLQQVTLQNVPSQQASVQHIPVPIQTQLHPQSQQQILELIQKVLYNTQQSNQPTAMIIIAQPAYAPVNPVYGNPAQQLFNYFQGNPQARYQFVNGAVQAQPSQQYFPQPSQHTQSEASYSTSQPQYQTKIHPYSSQTTHMSPVQPSQTYNQQFPQHVPQSNQISQLAAQPYYSQYQVEARENHANYPALPPIITGFENFSPEQQEKIKAQLSAHFGAPLRPLTVGQKETESGSKYQLNTNEFVPSPQVKSMKSSSNIMDMSKKEYTKM; encoded by the exons ATGGAGCTTTCGGTGTTAATG ACTTTTCTTCTGTTATGTATACTGTACCCTCAAATCGTTACAACGAAATCAAATCCTCTTATAGTCAACGAAGGAAAATTACGATTTAGCCAGAAAATAAACTACCTCTCAACGACCGCTAAACCAGAGAGTCAGTATcaatcaattaatcaatatagaGGTGTTCAAACGGAAAGACCACCAAGTCATTTCACCCAAAATTTGGCCTCTGCTTCTCAACAGCTTCAACAAGTCACTCTACAAAATGTTCCATCGCAACAGGCATCG GTGCAGCACATTCCAGTACCTATCCAGACGCAGCTTCATCCACAATCACAACAACAAATACTTGAATTAATTCAGAAAGTGCTCTATAACACGCAGCAAAGTAATCAGCCCACTGCGATGATTATTATAGCTCAACCTGCATACGCTCCCGTTAATCCCGTTTATGGTAATCCTGCGCAACAATTATTCAACTACTTCCAGGGAAATCCTCAAGCAAG GTATCAATTCGTTAACGGAGCAGTTCAAGCCCAACCGTCTCAACAATACTTCCCTCAACCTTCACAACATACCCAATCAGAAGCTTCTTACTCTACATCCCAACCCCAATACCAAACCAAAATTCATCCTTATTCATCTCAAACTACACACATGTCACCGGTACAACCTTCCCAAACTTACAATCAACAATTTCCTCAACATGTACCCCAAAGTAATCAAATATCGCAGCTAGCAGCACAACCGTACTATTCTCAATACCAAGTAGAAGCTAGGGAAAACCACGCAAATTATCCAGCTTTACCACCGATAATTACCGGCTTCGAAAATTTTTCGCCTGAACAACAGGAAAAGATCAAAGCTCAATTAAGCGCTCATTTCGGCGCACCTCTACGACCTTTAACCGTAGGTCAAAAAGAAACTGAAAGTGGTAGTAAGTATCAGTTAAACACCAACGAGTTTGTACCAAGTCCGCAAGTGAAAAGTATGAAAAGTTCTAGTAATATTATGGATATGTCCAAAAAGGAATATActaaaatgtaa